The genomic stretch CGCGACCGCACGGGCGGCAGCGGTGTTGTCGCCGGTCAGCAGTACCGGTGTCAGGCCGAGCCGCTTCAGGTCGGCCACCGCCTCGGCGCTGGTCGCCTTGACGGTGTCGGCGACCACCAGCGCACCGCGCATCTTCCCCTCCCAGGCGGCGAAGACGACCGTACGGCCCTCGCCCTCGGCCTCCTTCCGGGCCCGGACCAGCTCCTCGGGCAGTGCCTGGCCCTGCTCCTCCAGCCAAGCGGCGCGCCCCGCGCGCACCGTACGGCCCTCGACCTGCCCGGTGACACCCCGGCCCTGGGTGCTGGCGAAGCCGGTCACGTCAGGGAGTGAGCCGAGCTGCTCGCGCGCAGCGCTCGCGATGGCCGCGGCGATCGGGTGCTCGCTGGCGTGCTCAAGTCCGCCGGCCAGGCGCAGCACATCCTCCTCGTCCTCGCCGTCCGCCGGTACGACGTCGACCAGGCGCATGCGGCCCTCGGTGACGGTTCCGGTCTTGTCCAGCACGACGGTGTCGATCCGCCGGGTGGACTCCAGCACCTCCGGCCCGCGGATCAGCAGCCCGAGCTGCGCCCCGCGCCCGGTACCAACCATCAGCGCGGTGGGCGTCGCCAGCCCCAGCGCACACGGGCAGGCGATGATCACCACGGCGATGGCGGCCGTGAGGGCGGTCGCCGCCGAGGCCCCGGTCAGCAGCCACACCCCGAACGTGCCCGCCGCCAGCGCGATCACGACCGGCACGAACACCGCCGAGATCCGGTCCGCCAGCCGCTGCACCTCCGACTTGCCGGTCTGCGCCCGCTCCACCAGCGCGGCGATCTGCGCCAGCTTGGTGTCCGCGCCGATCCGCGTCGCCCGTACGACCAGCCGTCCGTGGCTGTTGACGGTTGCGCCGGTGACCTGCGAGCCCGGCTCGACCTCCACCGGCACGCTCTCGCCGGTCAGCAGCGACTCGTCCACCGCCGAGGCACCGTCGACGACCTCCCCGTCCGTGGCGATCTTCTCCCCGGGACGCACCACGAACAGGTCCCCGGCCGCCAACTCCTCGACAGGGATGCGTATTTCGGTGCCGCCGCGCAGCACGGCGACGTCCTTGGCGCCCAGGTCCATCAGCGCCCGGATCGCCTCCCCGGCCCGCCGCTTGGCCCGCGCCTCGAAGAACCTCCCGGCCAGCAGGAACGTCGTCAGCACGACGGCGACCTCCAGGTACAGGTGCTCCCCGCCGAGGGCCAGGGTGCCCGCGCTCCACAGATACGCGGCCAGCACACCCAGCGACACCAGAGTGTCCATGGTCGCCGAGCCGTGTCGCAGATTGAGCACCGCTGCCCGGTGGAACGGCCACGCCCCCCAGGCCACCACCGGCGTGGCCAGCGCGAGCGCGATCCACCCCCATCCGGCGAAGTGCAGCGCGGAGATCATCGATATGGCCACCACGGGCAGCCCGAGCAGTGCCGAGCCGATCAGGCGGCGCCTCAGTCCGGCGACGTGTGTCTGCTCGGCATCGCCAGGCCCGGCGTCTTTTGTCTCCGGCGCGCCGCTTCCCGCCGGCTCGGCGCCGTAGCCGATGGCCTCGACCGCGGAGACCAGCTCCGCCACCTCGACCGCCGGGTCCTCGCGGGTGACGTACGCGGTGGCGGTCGCCAGGTTCACCGTGGCGCTCACTCCGGGCAGCTTGCCCAGCCTCCGCTCGACCCGGGCGACACACGAGGCGCAGGTCATCCCGGAGATGGCCAGCTCTATGGGGCCGGTATCCGTCGTAGTGGACATCGTGGAGGTTCCTTCCCTGTTCATACTCGGCCGGCCGGGGTGATAACGGCGAAGCCCTGTCCCGCGGCGGGGCGCCAGCTCAGCTCGCCGGAGTAGAGGCGGCGCAGCACGTCGGGCGGCTGGTGGTAGCAGAAGAGCGATATCCCGGCGTCGACAATGGAGGGGGTGTCCAGGAACAGCGGCAGCTCGGCCAGGAGGTACCGCACTGCCCGCTCGACCTGCTCCGCATCTGGCCGCTGCCCGGCGGGCAGCTTCCCGGCCAGCACCCAGCCGGACGCCTCCCGGCATGCATCCCGGAACTCCACGTCCTCGGTGTACCGCCGCAGCCCGTGTTCGTGGAGCCGCCCGAACGCGGCGTTGCCCTCCAGCTCGGCCCAGCCCAGCACGCGCGCCCCGCGCTGGGTGACGCCGAGTGAACCCAGCGCCGCAGCGATCTTGTTGCGGGTGTACTGCCCCTGCCGACGCGCCTTCCACGCGGCCTTCTCCGGCGTGTACCCGAGCGCCTCGAACGTGAAGGCACTGGGCGCGTCCGGTACGAAGAAGTCCACTCGCTCAAAGCGGGCCAGCCCCCACGCCGCCAGGTCCCGGATCCGGTCGGTGGAGAAGTAGCTGTTGAACGGGCTGATCCCGAAACAGGCGTGCTCGCCCCGCTCCACGACGGCCGCGCACGCGGCGCTCAGCGGCTCCACCGTCATCGCCGGACAGCCGTCCCCTTGGTCCGTGCTCATGCCCGGACGTTAAAACCTTGCCCTTAGGGCAAGGTCAAGCCGACACTGGAGACACACCCCACGAACGGAGCCCCACCATGCTCACCGTCGGCCGCATCGCCGCCGCCTCCGGGCTCAGCCCCAAGGCCGTACGCCTCTACGAGGCCAACGGCCTCATCGACCCGCCCGAGCGCACCGCCGCCGGCTACCGCACCTACACCGACGACGCCGTCCCCGTCCTCGGCTTCATCCGCCAGGCCCAGGCCCTCGGCCTCAGCCTCAAGGAGATCAAGGACATCCTTGACCTCCAGCGCAGCGGCGAGCAGCCCTGCGGTCTCGTCACCGACCTCCTCGACAAGCACCTCGCCGACATCGACCGCCGCATCGCCGACCTTGAAGCCCTGCGTGCGACCCTCCAATATGCCCGCGCCCAGGCTGATCAGGCCGCAGGCCGCGGGGACAAGGCCCTGGTCTGCCGGATCATCGAGAACGCGACCCCAGCCGGCAGTTGACGATCCATGGATACCTGAATTCAGGAATCTATGTATCGTGGTGGTGTGCTGACCATTGCCACCGACATAGAGGTGCTGGCGCGATTCGGACGCGCCCTCGCCGACCCCATCCGCTGCCGCGTCCTGCTCGCCCTGCGCGAGGCCCCGGCATACCCCGCCGACCTCGCCGACAAGCTGCAAATCTCCCGCACCCGGCTGTCGAACCACCTGGCCTGCCTGCGCGACTGCGGCCTGGTCGTCACCGTCCCCGACGGCCGGCGCACCCGCTACGAACTGGCCGACGAACGCCTCGGACACGCCCTGGACGACCTCCGCACCGCCATGGTCGCCGTGGCGGCGGACCGCACCTGCGTGGACGCCGACGAGAAGGGCTGCTGCTGAATGACCGCGATATCCCTCGCCCCGGCCCGGCCCGCCGCGACGCACTCGCCCGCCGCATACGCCTGCTGGTCGCCGCGACGATCACCTACAACGTCGTCGAGGCCGTGGTCGCCCTCACCGCGGGCACCCTCGCCTCCTCCACCGCCCTGATCGGCTTCGGACTCGACTCCGTCATCGAGGTCTCCTCCGCCGCGGCCGTCGCCCGGCAGTTCTCCGCGCGCGACCACGCCGTCCGGGAAGCCCGGGAAAAGCGAACGTTGCGGATCATCGCCGTCTCCTTCTTCGCCCTCGCGCT from Streptomyces mirabilis encodes the following:
- a CDS encoding ArsR/SmtB family transcription factor, whose protein sequence is MLTIATDIEVLARFGRALADPIRCRVLLALREAPAYPADLADKLQISRTRLSNHLACLRDCGLVVTVPDGRRTRYELADERLGHALDDLRTAMVAVAADRTCVDADEKGCC
- a CDS encoding heavy metal-responsive transcriptional regulator, with protein sequence MLTVGRIAAASGLSPKAVRLYEANGLIDPPERTAAGYRTYTDDAVPVLGFIRQAQALGLSLKEIKDILDLQRSGEQPCGLVTDLLDKHLADIDRRIADLEALRATLQYARAQADQAAGRGDKALVCRIIENATPAGS
- a CDS encoding tRNA-dependent cyclodipeptide synthase codes for the protein MSTDQGDGCPAMTVEPLSAACAAVVERGEHACFGISPFNSYFSTDRIRDLAAWGLARFERVDFFVPDAPSAFTFEALGYTPEKAAWKARRQGQYTRNKIAAALGSLGVTQRGARVLGWAELEGNAAFGRLHEHGLRRYTEDVEFRDACREASGWVLAGKLPAGQRPDAEQVERAVRYLLAELPLFLDTPSIVDAGISLFCYHQPPDVLRRLYSGELSWRPAAGQGFAVITPAGRV
- a CDS encoding heavy metal translocating P-type ATPase, whose translation is MSTTTDTGPIELAISGMTCASCVARVERRLGKLPGVSATVNLATATAYVTREDPAVEVAELVSAVEAIGYGAEPAGSGAPETKDAGPGDAEQTHVAGLRRRLIGSALLGLPVVAISMISALHFAGWGWIALALATPVVAWGAWPFHRAAVLNLRHGSATMDTLVSLGVLAAYLWSAGTLALGGEHLYLEVAVVLTTFLLAGRFFEARAKRRAGEAIRALMDLGAKDVAVLRGGTEIRIPVEELAAGDLFVVRPGEKIATDGEVVDGASAVDESLLTGESVPVEVEPGSQVTGATVNSHGRLVVRATRIGADTKLAQIAALVERAQTGKSEVQRLADRISAVFVPVVIALAAGTFGVWLLTGASAATALTAAIAVVIIACPCALGLATPTALMVGTGRGAQLGLLIRGPEVLESTRRIDTVVLDKTGTVTEGRMRLVDVVPADGEDEEDVLRLAGGLEHASEHPIAAAIASAAREQLGSLPDVTGFASTQGRGVTGQVEGRTVRAGRAAWLEEQGQALPEELVRARKEAEGEGRTVVFAAWEGKMRGALVVADTVKATSAEAVADLKRLGLTPVLLTGDNTAAARAVAAEVGIEKVIAEVHPEDKVAEVERLQHLGRVVAMVGDGVNDAAALAQADLGLAMGTGTDAAIAASDLTLVRGDLRAAADAIRLARRTLRTIKANLFWAFAYNVAALPLAALGLLNPMIAGGAMAFSSVFVVSNSLRLRRFQPLR